The Theobroma cacao cultivar B97-61/B2 chromosome 1, Criollo_cocoa_genome_V2, whole genome shotgun sequence genome contains the following window.
ACTTTCTTCTTGTTTAATATGATGTTTGTAATGTCTACAAATCAGGACTTATCATAATGTATTCTGATTGGTGTTTTGAGGATAAAGAGTATTGGAATTCTGGTATCATGCAACTCTCATTGAACTAAAAGGAGAATCTCTTCATTATTTACTGATAACTTTTGTGTAAGAATTAATTGAAACATCTGATCTGTCTACTTGATAGTGTTCACTTTGCTCTTTTGAGATTTGCTTGTtgattgtgtttgattttaataaatttagaCATTTGAAACTGGTCCTTCCTCCTTCTTGGAGGAAATAGTTGGAGGGGAGGGGTTGACTTGGTTTGATATATTTCTTTATGTTTTCAGCTGCATGCATGGTCTATGATCAATTGGGAAAAATCTATTGACGGATTGTATGAACTTCAGGTGCAGTTATGTTCTTGTTTGAAGGCAATTTTGGTAACATCTTGCATACTGGAGACTGTAGACTCACCCCTGAGTGCCTACAAAATTTACCTGAGAAGTATATCAGCAGGAAGGGAAAAGAGCCACTATGTCGTCTTGATTATGTTTTTCTAGACTGTATTTTTGGTAGATTCTCTCAAAGTCTACCCAGCAAGCAGTCAGCAATCCGTCAGGTAGTCTTAGTTTTTTGGTAATTCATTTACATTATCTTGTCAATGTAGGCATAATGGGAATTTAGAATGTTTTGCTTTCATTTCTCATGATTGCATATACAAACTTAAGGAACATCAATGAGGTTGGTCTATCATAAGCTGACACTATTTTCTTTAGTCACTGACATTTCCACAGTGTGTGGGGTTGCAATTCCTCTTCCTGTTTTTGTTGTGAACTCtgatattttttaacttaaagGGAATAATTTACTTTGGGTGTTAAACATTGCTTTTATCTAGTAAGGCACTGAAGCAGGAAAAGTACACATAAGCAGGTGGTCCTCTTTGTATTTATATGTTACGAGTAACAAAGTAGTAAAAAACTGATAGCTTTTAACCTAATTCCTTAATAAGCATGATATCATCAACACAGACAGTGGCAATATGTTTATAACAACACAATTAGGCTTCATCCAAacatttctttgaaaatattactctattgatttttttttattcttttgtcattttttgaTTACTCTTAGTAAGTTGTAATTTCACAAGGCTATACTCATTCATATTGCGCTTATCTTCTGTTTGTACAGACCAACATATGTGTGCCGCGATGTTTTAAGTTgatgtaatattttatatcgATGAAGCAGGTTATCAATTGTATATGGAAGCACCCAAATGCACCCATGGTGTATCTGACCTGTGATCTTCTGGGGCAGGAAGAGATTCTGACCAGCATTTACAGAACCTTTGGGTCCAAGATACATGTTGATAAGGCAACTAATCCAGATTGTTTTCAATCTCTGAGAATCATAGTTCCTGAAATCCTTTCAGAAGATCCATCTTCCCGTTTCCAGGTGTTTGGTGGTTTCCCTAAATTATCTGAAAGAGCAACAGCCAAGATTGCAGAGGCCCAAGCTAATTTTCAGCCTGAACCCCTCATTATACGACCTTCAGCAATGTGGTACGCATGTGAGGAAGAGCGTTCAGAAATTGATAGTAGATGGAAGATAAGATTTAATGAAGCAATAAAGGATCAGTTTGGTGTTTGGCATGTCTGTTACTCAACGCACTCATCTAGGGAAGAACTAGAGTGGGCTCTGATTCTTCTTGCTCCTAAAAGAGTTGTATCAACAACCCCCAGCTGCTGGGCTATGGAGTTGGATTATGTTAGGAAGCATTGCCGTGATACCAAAATAAGTTCTGATGATCCTCTTTGGAAGCTTCTGGACATTGATGTGGACGCTTGTCCACAAGTAAATTCACCCATTAAAATTGTAGCTTGTTCTCCCATGGTTGAAGGGCCCACCCAATCTTATGCAGAACTGGAATTGCGGCCTATTAATGTATCTTCTTGCAAGAAAATGCTCTTGACTTTGTCTCCTCCAAGCAAAAGGCCACCTGTGACACTGTTTGGTCAAGCAAGAGTTGGTCTCCGTGATTCTAGTATTGCACATGAGgcaaaaatcatatataaaagAGACAACCCTCCATGTGTTGTCAGTAAAATGGAGCAGGTATCTGTGATCCAGGAGGACACCAATGATGATTCTGGGAATAGATTACAAAACAAACTGGTGGCTGAAGATGCTGCATTGCAATGTAAGAAGTTGGTGAGAAGTGAACCTTGTGAGAAAAGATCAGAGAACAAGCTAGACACCAATGATACTGTTATGCTGAGTGAGGAGATGAGAAGGGAAACTTATTATGAGTATATATTTGAAAACGAGCAGGTGGATGAAACTGCAATGCTATGCGAGAAGTTAACGAGAAAGGAAATTCATAACAAGTGTTCTTACTCCATTGGATCTTCAAAGAGCTATAGTGACAGCTTTCGAAAGTTGTACAGGTCAATGAATGTGCCTGTGCCTAAGCCTCTTCCCTCTTTGGTGGAGCTTATGAATTCCAGCAAACGGTCCAGGAGAGTTTAATTCTTGGTAGTCCTGTGAAGATGACATTCTACTGGCTTTTAATTCATGCTTGCCTGGTGAAAATATTTGTTACATGCAGAATGTTCCCAAAAACAGACCACCAGTTAGTCTTGTATCACAAGTGGGATCTGAATGTGTTTTAGGTGAAGCAGGGCAAGCTCCCATGGGGTCTATGCTTCTATGATCGAACCATTAGGCAGCAACTGCAAGCAGTCTGCAATGGTGCCTAGCACCATTGTTGTTATACAGAAATTCTTTCCCCTCGGAATAAAGGGTGTGAGTTTTATTAGTGATGATACACTTAAATCTTATACTGCAAACAAGGGGTAGGAGAAATTACTGTCGTTGTCATTCTTTTATGTATTCCTATTAAAGGAGTAGAGCTTCGGAATAACGTAATGTTGTTAATCTATATCCCAAAAAAATGTAATGCTCTTCTTTATACATATGTCATGTAATCAGTATCAATTTATAATCTGATCACAGATTTCCTTAAATGATCCTAAATTAGTTGTTGATTTCCACTCTTCACCTTCAtaagaaatttatttatttttctttcaattgatTAGGGATGACCAATGGATCCGAATGTGCTGCAAATGAGTTTCCCTGGCGAAAGTCATTCAACCATGGATACTTTCGCTTGCTTAATGCACAAAAGATAATTCAACAAAACAAGTTTCCATTTCAACTGCGAAAAGAACTTCTGAAGTCAAAAGATTCTCACAATTTAACCAAGGATACTTTCGCTGGCTTCCAATGATCCTCTAGTTAGATAATCAAGGGCAGCTGCAAGGGTTTCCTCATCCAATCCCTCCATCTTCACCACTGGCTCATAATCATCTCAAGTGACAACTTGATCCTCActctaattttatttgttgtttttattgcATGAGCGATCTCACCAAGTTTCTCATCATCTACAGTTTTATCaacatttttccattttacGGTGAGATCTTGGTTGTGAAGTTCCCATAGATGAAAATGCTTTTGCTTTCACCTCTTCCTCAACTTCAGTCTACAGGCATTGAATTAGCCCCCATTATTTTCCTCCAAATCAATATCAGTAAGCGATTCAGCAAAACTTCCTGTTATAACTAAAAGCTTTCAACAACAATAACTGCAAAAGCTAGTACTGAAGCATGCAGTTGCACCCATAATTGATGCACGCATGAAATTATTATCCATCTATAcgaaaaaaatatatcatcttttaaaaaaaaattaacaaagttTTCAAATTGAATAAGAATAAACAATCCTTTAACAATATTTCAAAGAGTTTTCACTTTTCCATTCTAAACAAGAAATTAGTAACAAGAACAAGATCATAATGAATACTTGTGTTGGCCAAGTATAGATAAGAATTCTTGATTGTAAAGGGAAGCCTTTTGTAACGGATAATGGGAATTACATTGTCAATAATTTGTATTTGAAGAAAGATGTTGGGGATTAATTGCAGGTTGCAAGTCAAGTATTTTGGAGGATTTGACAGTTTTGTTGAACATGGCTTGTTTCTTGATATGGCACTACTGTCATTGTTATGTTAGGATTGTGAGAGAGGCGCTAACGAATGAGTTTGGATGATCTATGATATTGtaacttttattttacagTAGTTCCTTTCAGGTGGACATTAACCGAAGTAATGAATGAATGACACAAGTCTATTGCATTTATACACTGCCTTTCTTGCTTTCATAAGATATGATCTAAAACTCGTGGTGAGTTAGAACCATGTTATACCATGGAAAGGGAGAATCAATGGAATATGCATCATTGAAAGTTTGGGATTCCACTTTTGAAAACTGGTTCACAGTCTCTCGTAGTCGAGCTTCTCAGACTGcaaggaagaacatgaatCAAGCAACCGTGGTTACTATAAATGcttccaattaaaaaaaaaatgtacaacAACCATTTTATTCAGCAGTTTAGTTATGTGTGACAGCCAAAAATAACAACCTCCGACTGCTGAGTTGATTGTTCATCCACTGAATTAGCCAAGCTAATATactgacaaattttttttgagtGCAGGCAGGCATCAAGCTTATTGGAACAAGAATTGGCTATAATTCTTGAACCTCTATTACTGAACAGGTATTTTTGTAGTGAATGATACAGAAGTTATAGAAAGCTTCTTTTTTAGACTTTGAATAAGGTTAAGCTATTTTGCCAAACTAATAACCTGGTTGACTTTGGTTCATTGAGTGTGAAGGAGCTCAAGCGGTTAACAGTACCTTGATAAGCATGTCTGTAGGAAGCCAAGCAGGTGCTGTTGGGATGCCAACCCATGCAACCTGCAAAAATGATGCAGAAGTTACAAGCTCATTAGACCACATTGCCATATGCTTCAGAGCTCAGAAGGAAGCCTTTTTGGGCAGGAGAAACCTTAATTTACATACTTTCTGGTAGAGAGCTAGCTAGCCCTTGGTTCTTTTAGTAATCATCCCAGTCtttaataaatattgaaaGTGGACCAAAATAAAAAGGCAAAGGTATGAAGGAAAATTTCTTACAAGTGCATATTCTCCAGTCTCAAAATTACGTAGATCCAGGACCTAAAATGCATCAAGCAGGTTGTAAAAGATTTAATGGCCTCTGAGATGTCCTACTGGAAATAGAGGAGAAAGTTTTCTAAAGTAGCACCTCACCGCGGTCTTCATATATGTAGTCCAGGCCTTTGTAGTAAGGGGGATGCCCTACGGACAGATACTAAACCAAAAACCAAACATGTCATTGTTGCTGTAATCTTATCCTGATGCTAAGCAAAATTAGATACAAATCCAAAGAGCAACTAAACAAGGATGCTTATAAAGCTTAGCTTCTATATAAACTCTTTatcagaaataaaaaagaaaaaaggaacaTATTACTCCTACTCCCTCCTTACTTTCTTTGTTATATAGGAGAAGCATATATGTTGCCTAAAATGTTAGTTATGCTCATAGTTTtgtcatcatttttcatgcttaatGCACCCTGTCCTTGCTGGTTTCGACATTAAGACATGAAGGCACGGAAGTTCATGTAAATTCTTGTCATAGTTTCTAAACACCGACACAACTgttgatgaaaaattaaatctattGGGACAGTCCTCACAATCAGCTGTATGTAACCTGCGAATTAGATGACAGTGATGAAGCTGTTTAGACAGATTTTTTGCATCAACATGATAGCATCAACAAAAATTTGTATGGATCGAAGAAGCCATGGGCCTAGAGGAAGAGAAACTCACGCAACTGGGACAGTTGAAATGCTAGAGGAAATTCAACTAGTACGATGATTGATAACAAACCAGCTGGAATTATTTCTTATTGACTGTCTACTTTCGATTTCTTGCACTTTCACCAATCTGTCCCCCATCCCCAGTGTCAAATAGGAGTAATAAAAACTTAGCTTTGGAAAATTTAATCACCATGGAAGAAGATACAACAAAAAGAAGTGAACCCCATAGCAAAAATCAGCTCATTTCCACTTACATTAACACTGTTGAGATACTTCTCTTTGTCCACCCTCACAATCTGACCTTTCTTCACTGCCCAAAGAACCACACTATCACATAAGGAAAAACCACTCCTATCATTTCAAATCAAGCAACTTCATTGACCATAGTTCAAGGAAGTTTCAGAGAAACTCACTGGAATAGACAGGCTTTTTGGGACGTGGCTGAGCTGCGGGGGTTTGAGGTTGAGCATTGCTAGACCCTTCAGCGTTTTTGGTCTGTGTAGTAGTAGTAGCCTTTTCCTTTTCAGGttcagcagcagcagcagcagcagcttTTATGAGTCTAATTGATGAAAACCGAAGATGGTTTCTTCTTCTTAAGGTTTGTGGAAATGAAGAGAGGCATGAGAAAGAGGCGTGCGAGAGAGCAGCAGCAGAGAATGCCATGGAAAAGAGACTACTTCAAAGTGAAGGTGCGACCTCTTCTCAGTGTCTTATAGATAGACAGATAAGAGATGATGATGCCCCCTTGTTTCTTCGTTTCATTTCTAACGGCCAGATTTTCAAGACAAAAATCTGTTGGTTCCCAGTAAACGTGCAAGCGACGTTGACGAAGGTAAACGGCTACGTGGGTTTAAGTTTACCTGTTGTGTTAATACAATCAGtttgttaaaagaaaaaagtgttaatttaatttgaaatattattataaaaatatttttaattacattaacaataaataaaaaaatgtctAAGGACAGGTCGCACGAAACATGGGCTTAAAAGTCAAGCTGTGTTAGTCCTGGCCAGAGTGCGCCCAGCCCGGCCATGAACACATCTACTACAAGCAAGCCTCCCCGAGAGACAATCGTAGCTACCTTCTGTTTAAAGCCCCAAACCCCAACGGTTTCTTGATAAACTAACTTTTGAAATTACAATAAAAGAGGTTCATGAACCATAAGTAGAGCAAGAAACAGTATGAATTTGTCTACTCTTCTTCGTACCTCTCTCCCTCATCCTCATCTACCCCCTCTTCACTCAACTTCTTCCACCAGGTTCAACCCCCCCCACCCCAACTTCCATTACGTTGGAATTCTTTAAGCTAAGCATTTCTTCAAACAGATTAtggttttctctctttttttggtCTTTTCTTCTTGTGGGTGTTTTAGTTTCTGTTGTTCGGTTGCAGGGATAATGCTACTGAAAATGTTGCTATCGAGGGTCGTAAGATTAACTTCTCGGTTAATACGAGGCAGGGCAAAATGGTGCCAATTCTCAAGGATTGTTCGATTCGGATTCCTTCTGGACAGTTGTGGATGCTTCTTGGTCCCAATGGTTGTGGTAAATCTACCCTTTTAAAGGTACATTCAGTCTCCCATTGGGTTGTTTTTTTTGGGTGTTAGAAAATCAATGTGGATATAATTAatctgaaaaagaaaaatgcttTTGTACCCCACCTGATGcgataataatttattaattcaacTGTAATAACTTAATTATGAATTTAGAGACGCAGTTGAATTTTTCTGAAAACCATATGATTAGGGAGTGCAGATAATTGGGACAAAAGTAGCACTGTGGCGGGGCAAGCAGCATTGTTCATCTAAGACTACGTGTGCTGCTATTATGTGTTCGCAAAACTATTgcttttcttttagttttgaaaatatagaCTGAATTATTATGAGCTGCTAATATGGTGAATCATGCAGATCTTGGCAGGTCTTTTGACCCCCTCAAATGGAACTTTGTTTGTTAGGAGGCCAAAGAGTTATGTATTCCAAAATCCAGATCATCAGGTTGGTTCTTTTCATTGGGAAAAACTCTTTTAGATTGCTTTATGTTTTGTGTTTTGTTCTtggattatttttcttaattctaaACTTGTAATGAGTTGAGTTTTTGGGGCTCTTATGGCTGGGATGTTATAGTTTTTATAACCTAGATTTGACCATGGCATTGCAAAGAACCATATTAGTGCTGTTAGATGGTTAAACGTGGCTATTGTCATTCATATTTGGTGATTAAAACAAGATGAATATGCTTAGTTGTTGTTTTAGGAAAATGGAATGTAAACTACATAGGGATTCTTGTTTAAGCTTGAAGTGGTTTTAGACTTTTAAGGATTAAATTATTAACCTAATTCACTTCTAAGAAGCTTCTGTGACTATGAGGCTGCATTTATTTGCAACTGTTATAGAAGGGATCTTCATGTTTTGAGAAAGTTTAAGGACTAGGAAGATACGTGGTCTATAATTTTCTTCCAGAATCTATTTTGTATGAAGAATTTGAGACCAGTATTTTATAGTTCTTCCGTCTATTGTACTTCATTGGTTTTAAGCGGATAAAAGAGGCATGGCATCCTTTTCTATACCAGCTACTGAAGTTTTTGTACTGGCTCCTGTCTGATTTATTACACTGATAGCTTCAATAGTcatggcatttttttttagtttcttttttggtgTTCCAGACTTACTAGGCAAGTATACAGGCCATCTTTTCCACTCCAGGCTTCCCTATTAGTCTTTGCTCATATTGTTGTGGTCTTGTTATGTTGGCTGAAATTTCTGCATGGTCTTTTAATGCTATGCCTTCTCCATTGTCTGTTCAATTTAACATTTCTTACCCATGTAGGAAGAGCATGAAATTAGTATTTTATTGAAAGCTGCAGGAGGGCGAGAAAAGAAGGCAGGTATTAACACGACTAGTCTGAGATATAGGAAGGTAGGAAAGAGATTAATGACCAGTTGTGGAAGCCAGGAAGCTGCTAATATAAATGTTTCAAGAAATGTTCCTAGAAAATGAGGAAGAATATCTTGATACATAAACAAAAGTCATGCCACCTTATAGGTTGTGAATCTAGCCTTAGTTCATTCTATAGGGCCAGTCAAGTGGGTTCTCTTATCCCATATCTGCCAGTCTAGCAACTTGATTTGACTCTGCCCCTCTTGACTCCTCTCTAGACGTAGAATAGAGGGTAACTCTCAATACATGGTACCTTTGCATTATCTGCTACACTTCTTTTGAGCAATTCAATATTTCTTCAGTAGAAGTGTGCAAAAGCCTAAGAAATGATGATCATTggaaaacataaattttcacaattctAGTTTGTATACATGTTGATCTGACATGAGCTCTAAAGGTTGTTGAATGTCCGAATAAATTGAGAGCTTGAGAAGTAGGGAACAAAATATTAGATACACATACAGTTTTACTTtcttaaagtttaaaaattttcaatcctTAGCTTGGTAATAAATTTGGTTTTGGAAATACTTTATCACCGGTTTCCTCTTTATTtaccttctttcttttccaatgTTTCTCACTGTAACTGTTTCAGTGAGTCACAATGTGTTTTCTTAACTGAAAGGAAGGGTGTCCGGTTTCTTGTATATAATATGATAAGATATGAAAGGTGTAAAAGGCTTCCACTGTTTTCACAAGAATTATGACCTTTTCATCCTTTTTTCCATCACTGAAGGAGCCATGCCTGAGCCGTGCATTGATTTTCTTTGCTGCCATCACATCACCATCACCACTGTTACTACCAGAGCTATGACTGCTCTGCTATAAAGCACGCCAATAGTTATATCCTGGGTTTTATCTTCAGAATAAAATGTATAACTGTGACTATGATTTATTGTTCCTTTACAGCAGAAATAGCTTTTAACTGCTAATGCCTTTGTTTGAAGTTATGCTACCCTGCTGCTGCCTTTCTAATGAGTATACATGGGCAATCTTAATAACTGCATTTTGTTCCATGTCTCATTTTGGGCCATTTGGCTTTTCCGACATGTCAATGTGTTGgacaaaaattttatgtatTCAATGGTGAGCTATAAGACCCAGTATGAGCAACTTATTTATGAGTAGTAGAGTTCTAAGAGGAACTAACCTGAGTTTACACCAGTTGCATCTTTCGTCATGCAGGTCGTGATGCCTACAGTTGAAGCTGATGTGGCATTTGGCCTTGGTAGGTTAAACTTAACAAATGCTGAAGTCAGAATGAGGGTGTCAAAAGCTTTGGATGCTGTTGGCATGTCTGAATACGTACAGGTAAGATTTTGTATTCAACAGCTTTAGATATATGTTGAATATTGTATGTTACTCAAGGTTGATCATCTTGCACTTTTTTCAGAGGCCAGTTCAAACTCTTAGTGGTGGTCAGAAACAAAGGGTCGCTATTGCTGGTGCTTTAGCTGAAGCATGTAAAGTTTTGCTGCTGGATGAGCTTACAACTTTTTTGGACGAAAGTGATCAGGTGAGTAATAGTAGACACAAGATAGAGTATGTATCCGTTTTTGCTAGTACAAGTTTTTGGACGTGTGAAACATGTTGAAATGCACAAGAAAAACATATCATAAGAGGAGCCTCTTAACAGTTATGATTGTTAGcattgtgaatttattttctctttaactctttcttttttagttcagatttcttttaaagtcaaataatttattttttcattttttctaaatGGGGAAATAGCATTATTGCATTACATATGGACCCACCATTAAGGACTGTATAATGTACACAgcatatttcttttctttattattattttttacttagtGGCCTACCTTGATGATTCTACAAGGGTGTAAAAAATGGAAATGACCAGACATCCGTAGACTTCTTCCAGTCCACACGATTGCAGTTTAGCTTCAAGACCTATGTCTAATATTTGATGATTATGGATATTCTTCATTTAGATGTTTCTATAGAACTAGTCATGTCAATAAGCATGACTTTTGGAACAGTTCTCTATTCCTGTCTATTTGATATTTTCCTGAACAAAATTATTCATTATTACTTGGTTAGATTGGGGTGATAAAAGCCGTCCAGAATCTTTTGCATATATCTGGAGAAGTCACAGCACTGTGGGTCACCCATCGTTTGGAAGAGCTTGAGTATGCAGATGGTGCCGTATACATGGAAGATGGGAGAGTGGTTATGCATGGTGATGCAGCAAGCATAAGTAAATTCATCAAAGCCAAGCAATCTTCTTATATTAACCATATAAATTCTTGAATATGTTAGATTtatttttggcttttttttttctctttaatttgATAACTTTTCTATAATAAGTTTGCAATGTTGGCGAAAAGTTTACTATGTTACAACTTACATTCTTTTGgtaaatcaaattctttttacTTGCTTCCTCTATCTGCTATGTTTATGAAGCAATATGGAGTTGGACCTTGAATATGCTTAGCTATCTTAACCTTTTGACTTTCCAAGCAGCACAAAAAGTGTTGTTACAAAATGAAAGGCTTCTTCTTAGATAACAAAAGTCTAAGATATAAGTGGTATTGCTCGAGCCGATTAGTGTGAAAAATGCCTAGAAGAAATATGTTATGGGCAATGTATCATACTGTAGCCAGTCTCTGGATTTGATTTGTAGGTGCTTGAATGCATTCAATTTCATATTGGGAAAGATTGATTTACACTAGATTTTAACTTTGTTTGTGTGTGTGCAGGGCCTTAGAGTCATGTTACCTTATGATTGCTTGCCATATGATAACTTGAAGTTAGTTGGGTGTTGGATGGTAGGAATTAGATGATGACAAGGAAATTTACTGATGTAGACTCGTCTACCACCAAAAGggcattaaaaaaatttcatgtaTTTGTATTGGTATCAAACatagaaaatttcttttctttgaaatattgtgtgtgtgtgttttgtTTTCTCAACTGAGGAATTCCATATTATTCTGCATTTCCCCAATCATTCTTCCTTTCCAGAAATAAAGGATTATCATTAGAACCTGACCCATGACTTCAAACACCAGG
Protein-coding sequences here:
- the LOC18611859 gene encoding protein artemis isoform X1; the protein is MPIQMPKGLPFAVDTFSPSSKRKRHHFLTHAHKDHTSGISTHFSYPIYSTHLTKSLVLQHCPQLDDTLFVGIEAGESVVIDDPDGEFQVTAFDANHCPGAVMFLFEGNFGNILHTGDCRLTPECLQNLPEKYISRKGKEPLCRLDYVFLDCIFGRFSQSLPSKQSAIRQVINCIWKHPNAPMVYLTCDLLGQEEILTSIYRTFGSKIHVDKATNPDCFQSLRIIVPEILSEDPSSRFQVFGGFPKLSERATAKIAEAQANFQPEPLIIRPSAMWYACEEERSEIDSRWKIRFNEAIKDQFGVWHVCYSTHSSREELEWALILLAPKRVVSTTPSCWAMELDYVRKHCRDTKISSDDPLWKLLDIDVDACPQVNSPIKIVACSPMVEGPTQSYAELELRPINVSSCKKMLLTLSPPSKRPPVTLFGQARVGLRDSSIAHEAKIIYKRDNPPCVVSKMEQVSVIQEDTNDDSGNRLQNKLVAEDAALQCKKLVRSEPCEKRSENKLDTNDTVMLSEEMRRETYYEYIFENEQVDETAMLCEKLTRKEIHNKCSYSIGSSKSYSDSFRKLYRSMNVPVPKPLPSLVELMNSSKRSRRV
- the LOC18611860 gene encoding NAD(P)H-quinone oxidoreductase subunit O, chloroplastic; protein product: MAFSAAALSHASFSCLSSFPQTLRRRNHLRFSSIRLIKAAAAAAAEPEKEKATTTTQTKNAEGSSNAQPQTPAAQPRPKKPVYSMKKGQIVRVDKEKYLNSVNYLSVGHPPYYKGLDYIYEDRGEVLDLRNFETGEYALVAWVGIPTAPAWLPTDMLIKSEKLDYERL
- the LOC18611859 gene encoding uncharacterized protein LOC18611859 isoform X3, producing MFLFEGNFGNILHTGDCRLTPECLQNLPEKYISRKGKEPLCRLDYVFLDCIFGRFSQSLPSKQSAIRQVINCIWKHPNAPMVYLTCDLLGQEEILTSIYRTFGSKIHVDKATNPDCFQSLRIIVPEILSEDPSSRFQVFGGFPKLSERATAKIAEAQANFQPEPLIIRPSAMWYACEEERSEIDSRWKIRFNEAIKDQFGVWHVCYSTHSSREELEWALILLAPKRVVSTTPSCWAMELDYVRKHCRDTKISSDDPLWKLLDIDVDACPQVNSPIKIVACSPMVEGPTQSYAELELRPINVSSCKKMLLTLSPPSKRPPVTLFGQARVGLRDSSIAHEAKIIYKRDNPPCVVSKMEQVSVIQEDTNDDSGNRLQNKLVAEDAALQCKKLVRSEPCEKRSENKLDTNDTVMLSEEMRRETYYEYIFENEQVDETAMLCEKLTRKEIHNKCSYSIGSSKSYSDSFRKLYRSMNVPVPKPLPSLVELMNSSKRSRRV
- the LOC18611859 gene encoding protein artemis isoform X2, translating into MPIQMPKGLPFAVDTFSPSSKRKRHHFLTHAHKDHTSGISTHFSYPIYSTHLTKSLVLQHCPQLDDTLFVGIEAGESVVIDDPDGEFQVTAFDANHCPGAVMFLFEGNFGNILHTGDCRLTPECLQNLPEKYISRKGKEPLCRLDYVFLDCIFGRFSQSLPSKQSAIRQEEILTSIYRTFGSKIHVDKATNPDCFQSLRIIVPEILSEDPSSRFQVFGGFPKLSERATAKIAEAQANFQPEPLIIRPSAMWYACEEERSEIDSRWKIRFNEAIKDQFGVWHVCYSTHSSREELEWALILLAPKRVVSTTPSCWAMELDYVRKHCRDTKISSDDPLWKLLDIDVDACPQVNSPIKIVACSPMVEGPTQSYAELELRPINVSSCKKMLLTLSPPSKRPPVTLFGQARVGLRDSSIAHEAKIIYKRDNPPCVVSKMEQVSVIQEDTNDDSGNRLQNKLVAEDAALQCKKLVRSEPCEKRSENKLDTNDTVMLSEEMRRETYYEYIFENEQVDETAMLCEKLTRKEIHNKCSYSIGSSKSYSDSFRKLYRSMNVPVPKPLPSLVELMNSSKRSRRV
- the LOC18611861 gene encoding ABC transporter I family member 10, chloroplastic, translated to MNLSTLLRTSLPHPHLPPLHSTSSTRDNATENVAIEGRKINFSVNTRQGKMVPILKDCSIRIPSGQLWMLLGPNGCGKSTLLKILAGLLTPSNGTLFVRRPKSYVFQNPDHQVVMPTVEADVAFGLGRLNLTNAEVRMRVSKALDAVGMSEYVQRPVQTLSGGQKQRVAIAGALAEACKVLLLDELTTFLDESDQIGVIKAVQNLLHISGEVTALWVTHRLEELEYADGAVYMEDGRVVMHGDAASISKFIKAKQSSYINHINS